Below is a window of Miscanthus floridulus cultivar M001 unplaced genomic scaffold, ASM1932011v1 fs_677_1_2, whole genome shotgun sequence DNA.
CTCTTGACATGCTGCCATGTGTTCCATTTGGGCAGGAAATATCTCTAATTTGATGCTCACTTCGGTTGTTCCTTTTCTGGTACATTGTTTTGTTTTTGTGGGGTCTTCTGAAtttagaatcatgctttgaaGCTGCATCCTGTGTTGTACAAGTGTGCTGCTGTCGTTTGTGCCCTACGTTCCTTGATTACACTGTCCTTTCAATTGTGTTTCATAAGCTGGATGGTTGCTTGCACATGCTTTTAGTAGAGCACAAGGGGCAGCACAGGACCATGGGATATCCTTTCACTTTCTGTGTTTCATTAGTCCTTTGTCTTGTTCAATTTTTGATGCTTTATCTCTGATATGATTTTTCATGTTCTCCGTCCTTGCACAATGTTTGTCCAGTCTGCATATATATGCTGATATGCCACTTGTTTCAAACCAATTATCAATAACTGGCAGCTCATCCTGATTTCCTGCAGCACCTTCAAGAAGAAAGCTCCCAATGCTGTCAAGGAAATCAGGAAGTTCGTGCAGAAGGCAATGGGCACAACGGACGTCAGGATCGATGTGAAGCTCAACAAGCACATCTGGAGCAGTGGTATCCGGAGTGTGCCGAGGCGCATCCGCGTCAGGATCGCACGCAAGAGGAATGATGAGGAAGACGCCAAGGAAGAGCTCTACTCTCTGGTCACCGTTGCTGAGA
It encodes the following:
- the LOC136532651 gene encoding large ribosomal subunit protein eL31-like, producing the protein MAERKQRPGGARKDEVVTREYTINLHKRLHGCTFKKKAPNAVKEIRKFVQKAMGTTDVRIDVKLNKHIWSSGIRSVPRRIRVRIARKRNDEEDAKEELYSLVTVAEIPPEGLKGLSTKLVEDDE